Proteins encoded by one window of Sulfurimonas hongkongensis:
- a CDS encoding tetratricopeptide repeat protein — protein MIKIILSIFLLLLFSGCVAKYEDVQVKPNEKVFEQEDTLILFALRAAELKQYDKASSIFNTLYEKSNKKEYLYESLQNDLFAQKYERAVKRVDAQMDEELEDLKLVRIKIIALIGDEKLQEARVLALALVEKSKEVDDYILVSEIYVKQKKFDTALKYLESAYTKNYNEKILDKMSIILYVNLQRNKDAIAQLETHARMHGCSKIICTRLIGFYSNENNVDGLLSVYLRYYELEKNDEIAKKIVQIYAYKKDFIKLMSFLQDSGVDDDLLLQVYINSKNYSKAAILAKKLYEDRGDLNYLAQSAIFEYESHKDKNDKKMQASVIKKLKKAIAGDKKPLYLNYLGYLLIDHSINIKEGISYIREALSIEPDSAYYLDSLAWGYYKLGDCKRAYKIISKVVKLEGGDDEEVVKHLKAIKKCLENQEKEKNKR, from the coding sequence ATGATTAAAATAATTTTATCTATATTTTTATTACTGCTATTTAGTGGATGTGTAGCAAAGTATGAAGATGTACAAGTTAAACCTAATGAAAAAGTTTTTGAGCAAGAAGATACTCTTATACTCTTTGCCCTAAGAGCCGCAGAATTAAAACAATACGATAAAGCTTCAAGTATATTTAACACCCTATATGAAAAATCAAATAAAAAAGAGTATCTCTATGAGTCGCTTCAAAATGATCTCTTTGCACAAAAATATGAGAGAGCTGTAAAAAGAGTAGATGCTCAAATGGATGAAGAATTAGAAGATTTAAAACTCGTTAGGATAAAAATCATAGCTCTTATAGGGGATGAAAAACTACAAGAGGCTAGAGTGTTAGCACTAGCATTAGTAGAAAAATCAAAAGAGGTAGATGACTATATCCTAGTTAGCGAGATATATGTAAAACAAAAAAAGTTTGACACAGCATTAAAGTACTTAGAGAGTGCATACACAAAAAACTATAATGAAAAAATCCTTGATAAGATGTCTATTATCTTATATGTAAATCTACAAAGAAACAAAGATGCAATAGCTCAACTTGAAACTCATGCAAGAATGCATGGATGTTCTAAGATAATTTGTACAAGACTTATAGGTTTTTACTCAAATGAAAACAATGTTGATGGGCTTTTATCTGTATATCTTAGATATTATGAACTAGAAAAAAATGATGAAATAGCAAAAAAAATAGTCCAAATTTATGCTTATAAAAAAGACTTTATAAAACTTATGAGTTTTTTGCAAGATAGCGGAGTTGATGATGATTTGCTTTTGCAAGTCTATATAAACTCTAAAAACTACTCTAAAGCAGCGATTTTAGCAAAAAAACTTTATGAAGACAGAGGTGATTTAAATTACTTAGCACAAAGTGCAATCTTTGAATATGAGAGCCATAAAGATAAGAATGATAAAAAGATGCAAGCCTCGGTTATAAAGAAACTAAAAAAAGCTATAGCAGGAGATAAAAAACCGCTATATTTAAACTATCTAGGATATCTCTTGATAGACCACTCCATCAACATAAAAGAGGGAATCTCTTATATAAGAGAGGCTTTAAGCATAGAGCCTGATTCAGCTTATTATCTTGACTCTTTAGCATGGGGATACTATAAACTAGGAGATTGTAAAAGAGCTTATAAAATCATCTCAAAAGTCGTAAAATTAGAGGGTGGAGATGACGAGGAAGTTGTTAAACACTTAAAAGCTATAAAAAAATGTCTAGAAAACCAAGAAAAGGAAAAAAATAAGAGATGA
- the pilO gene encoding type 4a pilus biogenesis protein PilO → MKINIEDYLQSIDASFKNKSQKDIYMTYIMIFSVIFAFSYLLFWDSSEAAFKEKNDQINKITSKINADKAYLQINPESKIASLDHEIKRLNRDLEIYKENNAYIKSKIETISSLIYDERVWGEYLHSISTNAKKYGIKIIDFTNEYASTNKAFGHILDIDLKTTANYKNSLKFINSLEQSDLVVDIHKLGIKANKRLDTNLSISVWGITY, encoded by the coding sequence ATGAAAATAAATATCGAAGACTACTTACAAAGCATAGATGCTTCTTTTAAAAATAAAAGTCAAAAAGATATATATATGACATATATTATGATTTTTAGTGTAATTTTTGCATTTTCATATCTTCTTTTTTGGGATAGTTCAGAAGCCGCATTTAAAGAAAAAAATGATCAGATAAACAAAATTACTTCTAAAATAAATGCCGATAAAGCTTACTTGCAGATAAATCCAGAGAGTAAAATAGCTAGCTTAGACCATGAGATTAAAAGACTAAATCGTGATCTTGAGATATATAAAGAGAACAACGCATATATCAAAAGTAAAATAGAGACTATCTCTTCACTCATTTATGATGAGAGAGTTTGGGGTGAATATCTACACTCTATCTCTACTAATGCCAAAAAATATGGTATTAAAATCATAGACTTTACAAATGAATATGCAAGCACTAACAAGGCTTTTGGGCATATTCTAGATATAGATTTAAAAACAACCGCAAACTATAAAAACTCACTTAAGTTTATAAACTCACTAGAACAGAGTGACTTAGTGGTAGACATTCATAAACTAGGGATAAAAGCAAATAAGAGACTAGATACAAATCTATCTATTTCAGTTTGGGGGATTACATACTAA
- the flgH gene encoding flagellar basal body L-ring protein FlgH, whose amino-acid sequence MIKQILIFLTPLYAITFFTGCTANLTEPEIDFTPPAYVEQMPAKEDKQDYVSTGSIFGQGDNPLFSDHKAMHVNDIVRVVISENAKSSSSGARDLSKEDNSNLGGGTFVADGANGVVNSVTDKINGFTNIGFTGTSGSNFTGSGSATKDASFTTTVSARIVKVMQNGNYFISGKREILVDDQKQIIQISGVIRPYDIDQYNKIDSAQMSEAKILYQTQGDVDRATKQGWGTKIIQAAWPF is encoded by the coding sequence ATGATAAAACAAATTTTAATATTCTTAACACCGCTTTATGCGATAACTTTTTTTACTGGCTGTACTGCAAATCTTACAGAACCAGAGATAGATTTTACACCACCCGCATACGTAGAGCAGATGCCAGCAAAAGAGGATAAGCAAGACTATGTCTCAACAGGAAGCATATTTGGTCAAGGAGACAATCCTCTCTTTTCAGATCATAAAGCTATGCATGTCAACGACATAGTAAGAGTTGTAATATCTGAAAATGCAAAGAGTTCATCAAGTGGGGCTAGAGATCTAAGTAAAGAAGATAACTCAAATTTAGGTGGTGGAACATTTGTAGCGGATGGTGCAAATGGAGTTGTTAATTCTGTGACAGATAAAATAAATGGATTTACAAATATAGGTTTTACTGGAACATCAGGTAGTAACTTTACAGGAAGTGGAAGTGCAACAAAAGATGCCTCTTTTACAACTACAGTCTCAGCTAGGATAGTTAAGGTTATGCAAAATGGGAACTATTTTATCTCTGGTAAAAGAGAGATTTTAGTTGATGATCAAAAGCAAATTATACAGATAAGTGGTGTTATCCGCCCATATGATATAGACCAATACAATAAAATAGACTCAGCTCAAATGAGTGAAGCTAAGATTCTTTACCAGACTCAAGGAGACGTAGACCGTGCAACAAAACAAGGATGGGGAACCAAAATCATTCAAGCCGCTTGGCCATTTTAG
- a CDS encoding YkgJ family cysteine cluster protein, translated as MSYLMKKEGFSYTFDSSACASCGGRCCTGESGYIYVNKSEIEDISNFLNINTKDFVKKYLYREGFKYSIKERKVGDSYECIFYDATTNGCRVYEARPIQCRTFPFWDYFKTRIDELQLECPGVILGSDDD; from the coding sequence ATGTCATATTTAATGAAAAAAGAGGGTTTTTCTTATACTTTTGATTCATCAGCTTGTGCTAGTTGTGGTGGTAGATGTTGCACTGGTGAGAGTGGATATATCTATGTAAATAAGAGTGAGATTGAAGATATTAGCAATTTTTTAAATATAAACACTAAAGATTTTGTAAAAAAATATCTCTACAGAGAAGGTTTTAAATACTCTATAAAAGAGCGGAAAGTAGGTGATTCTTATGAGTGTATCTTTTATGATGCTACAACAAATGGATGTAGAGTATATGAGGCTCGTCCAATCCAGTGCAGAACTTTTCCATTTTGGGACTATTTTAAGACAAGAATAGATGAACTCCAACTTGAATGTCCTGGAGTAATATTAGGAAGTGATGATGATTAA
- the trpC gene encoding indole-3-glycerol phosphate synthase TrpC: protein MILDDIIKKTKEDLVKREKEFSLDWLGRSLAFNARAPRDVYPYLKATEQDPYRIISEVKKASPSKGVIREDFDPLAIAQAYERGGASAISVLTEPHFFQGSLDYLGGIRRYVGIPLLRKDFIVSKYQILEAMVHGADFILLIAAALSKGELKELLGYTRHLGMEALVEVHDKTDLVKAIYAGSDIIGINHRNLQTFDMNMNLSYELIPMIPNGKIIVAESGIYEHGQLEDLSKAGVDAFLVGESLMRQDDEEAALKKLKFG, encoded by the coding sequence ATGATTTTAGATGATATTATAAAAAAGACAAAAGAGGACTTAGTAAAGAGAGAAAAAGAGTTCTCTCTTGATTGGTTAGGTCGCTCACTTGCTTTTAATGCAAGAGCTCCACGAGATGTATATCCATACTTAAAAGCCACAGAACAAGACCCATATAGAATAATCTCAGAAGTTAAAAAGGCTTCTCCATCTAAGGGTGTTATACGAGAGGACTTTGATCCACTTGCCATAGCCCAAGCTTATGAGCGAGGTGGAGCTAGTGCTATCTCGGTACTGACAGAGCCTCATTTTTTTCAAGGTTCACTTGATTATCTAGGTGGCATTAGAAGATATGTTGGCATTCCACTTTTAAGAAAGGATTTTATAGTCTCAAAGTACCAAATCTTAGAAGCCATGGTTCATGGAGCTGACTTTATACTACTTATTGCCGCAGCTCTTAGTAAGGGCGAATTAAAAGAGCTTTTAGGATATACAAGACACTTAGGGATGGAAGCTTTAGTTGAAGTTCATGATAAAACTGACTTGGTAAAGGCTATATACGCAGGTAGTGATATTATCGGTATAAACCATAGAAATTTACAAACTTTTGATATGAATATGAATCTCTCTTATGAGCTAATACCTATGATTCCAAATGGCAAAATAATTGTGGCAGAGAGTGGTATCTATGAGCATGGACAGCTAGAGGATTTAAGTAAAGCTGGAGTTGATGCTTTTCTTGTAGGCGAGTCTTTAATGCGTCAAGATGATGAGGAAGCCGCTCTAAAAAAACTCAAATTTGGTTAA
- a CDS encoding GspE/PulE family protein, giving the protein MDRITNDLLANGSIMQSQVDRLLSKGLSSDLILRDITLSGFMTMDRLIRFIVERIRNGVYELSIIDNYDYISEKRVLQKLSSELELSFLDLDSIDMDYRLTNNVPLAQLKKHTALPVSQDDMYVTIAFYDPLNIEAQEALQRVFPRKVIKIATATKKQIQSYLFKVELKDSVKGLVKKIRDELNSISSIEEQQEASSILLLIDVILKACIRSRASDVHIEPTQMNCVVRGRIDGKLAEIFIFEKDIYPPLASRLKLLANLDIAERRKPQDGRFSSTVGDREYDFRISSLPILYGESIVMRVLDKEKALVRLEDAGMDALSYSKLLKGLKVPFGIILVTGPTGSGKTTTLYGALNELRNVEDKVITVEDPVEYRMNLIQQVQVNPKIGLTFATALRSILRQDPDKIMIGEIRDQETLEIAIKAALTGHLVISTLHTNDAISAIPRMVDMGIENYLISGALVAIQAQRLVRKICTKCKIIEKVPASIIESLGELLPESYIFYKGEGCKECNDTGYMGREMICEVLNITDNLSSLIAKGASKDALLQQAIDEGFIGIFENGVQKALDGVTSIEEVLRVAKG; this is encoded by the coding sequence ATGGATAGAATAACTAACGACTTACTTGCTAACGGATCTATTATGCAATCACAGGTAGATAGACTGCTATCAAAAGGGCTTAGTTCAGATCTGATCTTAAGAGATATTACTCTATCTGGCTTTATGACTATGGATAGACTTATCCGCTTTATAGTTGAGAGAATCAGAAATGGTGTTTATGAACTCTCCATCATAGACAATTATGACTATATAAGTGAAAAAAGAGTTTTACAAAAGCTATCTAGCGAGTTGGAATTGTCATTTTTAGACTTAGACTCTATAGATATGGACTACAGACTTACAAACAATGTTCCGTTAGCTCAACTCAAAAAGCATACAGCACTTCCAGTCTCTCAAGATGATATGTATGTAACCATAGCCTTTTATGATCCACTAAACATAGAAGCCCAAGAAGCTCTTCAAAGAGTCTTTCCGAGAAAAGTTATAAAAATAGCAACAGCTACAAAAAAACAGATTCAATCTTATCTCTTTAAAGTAGAGCTAAAAGATAGTGTAAAAGGTTTAGTAAAAAAAATAAGAGATGAGTTAAACTCAATAAGCTCTATAGAAGAACAACAAGAAGCTTCTTCTATTCTACTACTTATAGATGTTATATTAAAAGCATGTATTAGAAGTAGAGCAAGTGATGTTCATATAGAACCAACCCAGATGAACTGTGTAGTTCGTGGTCGTATAGATGGGAAACTAGCAGAGATTTTTATCTTTGAAAAAGATATTTACCCTCCACTAGCTTCAAGACTAAAACTACTAGCAAACCTAGATATTGCTGAGAGAAGAAAACCCCAGGATGGTCGTTTTTCAAGCACAGTTGGAGATAGAGAGTATGATTTTCGTATATCATCACTCCCAATTTTATATGGTGAGTCTATAGTTATGCGTGTTCTTGATAAAGAAAAAGCCCTTGTAAGGTTAGAAGATGCTGGTATGGATGCACTAAGCTATAGCAAACTTCTAAAAGGTCTTAAAGTACCATTTGGTATCATACTTGTAACTGGTCCAACAGGAAGTGGTAAAACAACAACACTCTATGGCGCTTTAAATGAACTTAGAAATGTAGAAGACAAGGTTATTACGGTTGAAGATCCAGTAGAGTATAGGATGAATCTTATCCAGCAAGTTCAAGTAAATCCTAAGATAGGCTTGACCTTTGCAACTGCACTTAGATCTATTCTTAGACAAGATCCAGATAAGATTATGATAGGTGAAATCCGTGATCAAGAGACTCTCGAGATTGCTATTAAAGCTGCACTTACAGGCCACTTGGTTATCTCTACGCTCCATACAAATGATGCTATAAGTGCAATACCTCGTATGGTTGATATGGGAATAGAGAACTATCTTATAAGTGGTGCCTTGGTTGCTATCCAAGCACAAAGACTTGTTAGAAAAATTTGTACTAAGTGTAAGATAATTGAAAAAGTTCCAGCATCCATCATAGAAAGCCTAGGTGAACTTCTACCAGAGAGTTATATTTTTTACAAAGGCGAAGGATGTAAAGAGTGTAATGATACTGGATATATGGGAAGAGAGATGATTTGTGAAGTTTTAAATATTACAGATAATCTATCCTCTCTAATAGCAAAAGGCGCATCTAAAGATGCTCTTTTACAACAAGCAATAGATGAAGGGTTTATAGGCATCTTTGAAAATGGAGTTCAAAAAGCACTAGATGGAGTCACTAGCATTGAAGAGGTACTTAGGGTGGCAAAAGGATGA
- a CDS encoding ATP-binding protein — protein MKNNIFESSKSVFLDSVNAKDYVQLDRVSTIYQSLKDSVKKPLKMILLFGKPGTGKSMFLNKLYHDLSTLQKVVIYQTPILDENEFVKSLAQDLFNVKYQGELNFTQFMSIVKENSNDKPEVPLVLLDEAQLYPSVLMEKIRLLSDTRSVKFVITLHKTQKEDLIAKEHFKTRIWETIELENASNKELKIYIQKKLMKANYFDSANMFNKTNVNLVHKLTKGNYRETNKLLYTLFDIYSWYMQNSPSSIKTNEISKKIIEMAAIHTGIIDA, from the coding sequence ATGAAAAATAACATCTTTGAAAGCTCTAAGAGTGTTTTTCTTGACTCTGTTAATGCAAAAGACTATGTTCAACTAGATCGCGTATCGACAATATACCAATCTTTAAAAGATTCGGTTAAAAAACCTCTAAAGATGATTCTTTTGTTTGGCAAACCAGGTACGGGTAAGAGCATGTTTTTAAACAAACTCTACCATGATCTCTCAACTTTGCAAAAAGTAGTAATATACCAAACCCCTATTCTTGATGAAAATGAATTTGTAAAATCTCTTGCACAAGATCTTTTTAATGTGAAGTATCAAGGAGAATTAAATTTTACGCAATTTATGAGTATAGTAAAGGAAAATAGTAATGATAAACCTGAAGTACCTTTGGTACTTTTAGATGAAGCACAACTATATCCTAGTGTTTTGATGGAAAAGATTAGACTCCTCTCAGATACAAGGAGTGTAAAATTTGTTATAACACTTCACAAAACACAAAAAGAGGACCTTATTGCAAAAGAGCATTTTAAGACTAGAATTTGGGAGACTATAGAGCTAGAAAATGCTTCAAACAAAGAGCTCAAAATTTATATACAAAAAAAACTTATGAAAGCAAACTATTTTGATAGTGCAAATATGTTTAATAAAACTAATGTCAACTTAGTACATAAGTTAACAAAAGGAAACTATAGAGAGACTAACAAACTTTTATATACTCTTTTTGACATATACTCATGGTATATGCAAAACTCTCCAAGCAGTATAAAAACAAATGAAATTTCAAAAAAAATAATAGAAATGGCTGCTATTCATACAGGGATTATAGATGCTTAA
- a CDS encoding GatB/YqeY domain-containing protein: MSLREKINQDLKEAMKAKDTKKRDALRLLMSAFKQIEVDERKELSDDDVIKIIQSQIKRRNDSATQYKDANREDLMQIELDEIKYYTTYLPAQLSNEELTKALKDIITQTGASTIKDMGKVMGAASKELSGRADGKRINECVKSLLG; encoded by the coding sequence ATGAGCTTAAGAGAGAAAATAAACCAAGATTTAAAAGAGGCTATGAAAGCAAAGGATACAAAAAAGAGAGATGCATTGCGTCTATTGATGAGTGCGTTTAAACAGATAGAAGTCGATGAAAGAAAAGAGTTAAGTGATGATGATGTTATTAAAATTATCCAATCACAAATAAAAAGAAGGAATGATTCAGCTACCCAGTATAAAGATGCAAACAGAGAAGATTTGATGCAGATAGAGCTTGATGAGATAAAATACTACACAACCTACTTACCAGCACAACTAAGTAATGAGGAGCTAACAAAAGCACTCAAAGATATCATCACTCAAACTGGTGCATCAACGATAAAAGATATGGGTAAAGTTATGGGAGCAGCTTCAAAAGAGCTAAGTGGCAGAGCTGATGGAAAAAGAATAAATGAGTGTGTAAAGAGTTTATTAGGTTAG
- the mshL gene encoding pilus (MSHA type) biogenesis protein MshL: protein MKFIKKIVYGSLFTLLLSSSLNADCSYELFSISSTKDTKIIDFIEQLSDECEFSIVVTDPHAQEFLRSSLNKTNLKNLTINEVLNIILKENNLTYTLENNILRISYLNTKMFSIDYILSQRKGESNTDITLSSEGAGKATTRTVSSTNEDSKGGGDAGKSGMKIESTDEVQFWHELDLELQQILNVPQDRYKAEAPIINKNAGIITVTATLKQLERLEKYLKNLQEKVELQVLIDVQLLQVTMSEGKTTGVDWSQLYKLQNIDMSFDYISKNNLIELTNEGGVLGTTSFDQMGDQAVNTAHAFQLSAKGSLNEVIKFLKTQGDVSSISNPKVLTLNNQPALITAGTEYFYKIRSTETLVGTQSTQSSSEDVQSVFAGVLLDITPEISEENAVTLKINPSLSETISSTFIDTGSSERTMPPDLSRRQLSSVVTVKDGDRIILGGLITTSDSIDVNKVPILGDIPILNYLFKYENKLKTVTELVIVITPHIIRKDNNNLSLSDLGYEGITDALVGIKNNSVSNVTKGFQADIQTEVKSKKIQLAKEEDEK, encoded by the coding sequence ATGAAATTTATTAAAAAAATAGTTTACGGGTCACTTTTTACACTTCTTTTATCAAGTAGCTTAAATGCTGATTGTTCTTATGAGCTCTTTAGCATAAGTTCTACAAAAGATACAAAGATTATAGATTTTATAGAACAACTTAGTGATGAGTGTGAGTTTAGTATCGTTGTAACAGATCCTCATGCCCAAGAGTTTTTAAGGAGTTCATTAAATAAGACAAACTTAAAAAATCTAACTATAAATGAAGTCTTAAATATTATACTAAAAGAGAATAACCTTACATATACTCTTGAAAATAATATCCTTAGAATCTCATACCTAAACACAAAAATGTTTAGCATAGATTATATTCTATCACAAAGAAAAGGTGAGTCAAATACAGATATAACTCTCTCTTCTGAGGGAGCAGGAAAGGCAACTACTAGAACTGTTTCAAGTACAAATGAAGATTCAAAAGGTGGTGGCGATGCTGGCAAGTCTGGGATGAAGATTGAAAGTACAGATGAAGTTCAATTTTGGCATGAGCTAGATTTAGAGTTACAACAAATTTTAAATGTACCACAAGATAGATATAAAGCAGAGGCTCCAATTATAAATAAAAATGCAGGAATTATCACAGTTACTGCAACTCTTAAACAGTTAGAGAGGCTGGAGAAATATCTTAAAAATCTTCAAGAAAAAGTTGAGCTTCAAGTTTTAATTGATGTACAGTTGCTACAAGTTACCATGAGCGAGGGTAAAACTACTGGAGTTGATTGGTCACAACTTTATAAACTTCAAAATATAGATATGAGTTTTGATTATATTAGCAAAAATAATCTAATCGAACTAACTAATGAAGGTGGTGTCTTAGGAACTACATCATTTGACCAAATGGGGGATCAAGCTGTCAATACTGCTCATGCATTTCAGTTGTCAGCAAAAGGCAGTTTAAATGAGGTTATAAAATTTCTTAAAACCCAAGGTGATGTTAGCTCTATTTCAAATCCAAAGGTTTTAACTCTTAACAATCAACCAGCTCTCATAACTGCAGGAACAGAGTATTTTTATAAAATAAGAAGCACTGAGACACTGGTAGGAACACAAAGCACCCAAAGTTCAAGTGAGGATGTCCAATCAGTTTTTGCAGGTGTTCTTTTAGATATAACTCCTGAAATTTCAGAAGAGAATGCAGTTACACTCAAGATTAATCCCTCTCTTTCTGAAACAATAAGTAGTACCTTTATAGATACTGGATCTTCTGAGAGAACTATGCCACCAGATTTGAGCCGTCGTCAACTCTCATCAGTTGTAACAGTTAAAGATGGTGATCGTATTATTCTTGGTGGTTTGATAACTACATCAGACTCTATAGATGTTAATAAAGTTCCTATTTTAGGTGATATTCCTATTCTTAATTACCTTTTTAAATATGAAAATAAGCTCAAAACAGTTACAGAACTTGTAATTGTTATAACGCCACATATTATAAGAAAAGATAATAATAATCTTTCTTTGTCTGATTTGGGATATGAAGGTATAACAGACGCTCTAGTTGGAATAAAAAACAACTCTGTCTCAAATGTTACTAAGGGTTTTCAAGCCGATATTCAAACAGAAGTAAAATCTAAGAAAATTCAACTAGCGAAAGAGGAAGATGAAAAATAA
- a CDS encoding tRNA1(Val) (adenine(37)-N6)-methyltransferase, with amino-acid sequence MLLYQPQVGYCYNSDSIFLYDFINSFNPKGRVLDVGAGCGVIGLLVARDNPKVVLEAIEKQDAFAEYASINARVNKIAYKIHKKDFLDFEDDKKFDYIISNPPFYSDNISVSKNEMLFNARYNINLPLRPFFKKVSQLLKPRSHFIFCYDASQFGLICAELERFKLRAVNVRFVHPKINKGASLVMIHVRNGSSSLMNIQKPLLSFERDEFTQEVKEIYKRASSQSIKCHI; translated from the coding sequence ATGTTACTTTACCAACCTCAAGTTGGCTACTGCTACAATAGCGATTCTATATTTTTATATGATTTTATTAACTCATTTAATCCAAAAGGCAGAGTCTTAGATGTTGGTGCTGGTTGTGGTGTTATCGGGCTTTTAGTTGCAAGAGATAACCCTAAAGTTGTGCTTGAAGCTATAGAGAAGCAAGATGCTTTTGCAGAGTATGCTAGCATCAATGCAAGAGTAAATAAAATCGCTTATAAGATTCATAAAAAAGATTTTTTAGATTTTGAGGATGACAAAAAGTTTGACTACATTATCTCAAATCCTCCATTTTATAGTGATAATATCTCAGTGAGTAAAAATGAGATGTTATTTAATGCAAGGTATAATATCAACTTACCATTGAGACCTTTTTTTAAAAAGGTCTCACAACTTTTAAAACCTAGGTCTCATTTCATTTTTTGTTATGATGCCTCTCAGTTTGGGCTTATTTGTGCTGAACTTGAGCGTTTTAAACTAAGAGCAGTTAATGTTCGTTTTGTTCATCCAAAAATAAATAAGGGAGCTTCTTTAGTAATGATACATGTTAGAAATGGCTCTTCATCGCTTATGAATATCCAAAAACCACTTCTAAGCTTTGAAAGAGATGAGTTCACACAAGAGGTAAAAGAGATATATAAAAGAGCATCCTCGCAGAGTATAAAATGTCATATTTAA
- a CDS encoding type II secretion system F family protein has protein sequence MKYFVATILTKGKRLEVPLYAKDRKEANDLAKLKYSGIIIKVVEETEPLEEQFKRFKANFTQNIKKRKIKPDALIAAIRQLAVMTNAGISIHDSLSEIASSSDDKALKHVFSKLADDINSGHSFSSSMENFRFELGDLTIAMVQLGEKTGDLDEALYALADMLEEIRANFIKFKKAMAYPRNVMIAMAIAFTILISYVVPKFKDMFEKLNVELPLPTQILLKLEYLFNNYGLYIIAGLFLAFVLFKYLISNYRNIRLAWHKILLRTYLIKNIIKFSTLSRFTLVFSELVRAGIPIAEALETSISMIDNLPLKIKLSSVRLTVEKGGTLKSGLDETKLFENMIIQMVRAGEDSGTLDAMMQKVAQFYKMKFDAIIDGLSDAIEPIMLVIIAAMVILLALGIFLPIWGLGSAIGG, from the coding sequence ATGAAATATTTTGTAGCAACCATCTTAACTAAAGGTAAAAGATTAGAGGTGCCACTCTATGCTAAAGATAGAAAAGAAGCTAATGATCTTGCAAAGTTAAAATATTCTGGAATAATTATAAAAGTTGTTGAAGAAACAGAACCACTAGAAGAACAGTTTAAAAGATTTAAAGCAAATTTTACTCAAAATATAAAAAAAAGAAAAATAAAACCAGATGCACTTATAGCTGCTATTAGACAATTGGCTGTTATGACAAATGCTGGTATCTCGATACATGATTCACTTAGCGAGATAGCTTCTTCAAGCGATGACAAAGCCTTAAAACATGTCTTTAGCAAACTAGCAGATGATATAAACTCTGGTCACTCATTTTCATCATCTATGGAGAATTTTCGTTTTGAACTTGGAGATTTAACTATAGCCATGGTTCAACTCGGAGAAAAAACGGGTGACCTTGATGAGGCATTATATGCACTTGCAGATATGCTTGAAGAGATTCGTGCAAATTTTATAAAGTTTAAAAAAGCGATGGCATATCCACGAAATGTAATGATAGCTATGGCCATAGCTTTTACAATATTAATCTCTTATGTTGTTCCAAAATTTAAAGATATGTTTGAGAAACTAAATGTTGAACTGCCTTTACCAACTCAAATACTATTAAAACTAGAATACCTCTTTAATAATTATGGACTATATATTATAGCTGGTTTATTTTTAGCTTTTGTGCTTTTTAAATATCTTATATCAAACTACAGAAATATAAGACTTGCCTGGCACAAAATACTTCTTAGAACATATCTTATAAAAAATATTATAAAATTTTCTACTCTTAGTAGATTTACTCTAGTCTTTTCAGAACTTGTTCGAGCTGGTATTCCAATAGCAGAAGCTCTAGAGACTTCTATATCTATGATAGACAACTTACCACTTAAGATAAAACTATCCTCCGTAAGATTGACTGTTGAAAAAGGTGGCACCCTAAAGAGTGGGCTAGATGAGACTAAACTATTTGAAAACATGATTATACAGATGGTAAGAGCTGGAGAAGATAGTGGTACTCTAGATGCAATGATGCAAAAAGTTGCCCAGTTCTATAAGATGAAATTCGATGCTATTATAGATGGTCTCTCTGATGCAATAGAACCTATTATGCTTGTTATAATAGCTGCTATGGTTATATTACTAGCTCTTGGCATTTTTTTACCTATTTGGGGATTGGGTTCTGCTATTGGTGGTTAA